CCTTGCTAAATTTTGACGTCGTGATAAACACGCCCTTTTTGGTCTGCTTATCTGAGATCGCGCCGACGAATTTTTGAATTTCAGGACGAGAGACCGCGCCTTGCCAGCTTTTAGCCTGCACGTAAATTTGCGACAATCCAAGCTCATCCTCGTCTATAATGCCGTCTATGCCGCCGTCCGCGCCGCTCTTGGTTAGCCTGCCTACTCCGTAGCCCATTTTTTCGAGCAAACGCGCCACCAAATACTCAAAAAAGCTCGGCTTTTTTTGCGAAATTTCGTCTAAAATTTGAGATTTTAGATTTTGCGCGAGCTCGTTTGCCGTCTCCACGATGATGTCGCTAGGCGTCTTTTCTTGCGTTGCTGTTTGCGAGATTTCGGCACTCGGCGCGCTTTTGTTTTTATAAATTTCATCGTACCAAGCCTCAAATTTCGCCTGCGCGTCTTTGCTTTTTAGCATCTGTTTGCCAAAATCCGTTATCTCGTACACGCCTCTGCCGGTTTTTTTGACTGGCTTTTTGGTGCCGGGCAAATTTACGACTTCTTTATTGCCCGCAAAGTACGACAATGCCCAGCCCGCGCGGTTAACATATAAAAGCATGCCGCTAGGTATCCTTTGCGAGAGTTCGTCGTCGCTAAATTTATAGTACTCCGCGACAAATTTACAAACCTCTTTTCTATCCACGCTGCCGCGCTCGCCGATAAATTTTAAAATCGGAAACATCATCTCTTTGTAGCTTGGTATCATCACTCTCCTTTATCCATTAAATTTTATAAATTTGACTCCAAATTTGAACGTAAAACGATAAGGCGAAGTATTTTTGTCATAGACGAGGCGGATAAGCAAGGGCAAAGGAGCGTATATATAATACGTGACTGCAGCCCGCAGCGAAATCAAACGAAGTATATGACAAAAAGACAAGCCGCTAACGCGTTTGATAATCCCCGCGGACGACGTATTTATAGGTCGTAAGCTCCCTCACCCCCATCGGTCCTCTGGCGTGCAGCTTTTGCGTGCTGATGCCGATCTCGCCGCCAAATCCAAACTCGCTGCCGTCGCTAAAGCGCGTCGAAGCGTTGGCGTAGACGACTGCGCTGCCGATTTCGTTTAAAAACCGCTCGATGTTTGCGTAATCCGCGCTTAAAATCGCGTCCGAATGTCCGCTGGAATGCGCATTTATAAAGCTGATCGCCTCGCTCGTATCTCGTACGGCGCGCACGGCTAGCACGAGATCCAAAAACTCGGCGCCAAAGTCGCTCTCGCCTGCAAGTTTAACGTTTTTTGCGCCTCGCAGCTCCGACTCGCACTCGCCTAGCAACTGCTTGCTCACGCGAAACTCGACCTCCGGCATCTCGCGCACAAGCTCAGGCAAAATTTCGCCCGCAATGCGCTCATGCAAAAGCACGCACTCTACGGCGTTGCAAACGCTTGGACGCTGGGTTTTGGCGTTTTTGATTATCTTTGTCGCCTCGCTTAAATTTGCGCTCTCATCGACGAAGATGTGACATACCCCCGCGCCCGTCATGATGATCGGCACTGTCGCGTTTTGCGCGATAAAATCTTTTAAGCTCTTACCGCCGCGCGGTATCAAAACGTCGATATACTCGCTCATTTTCGCCATTTGCGCCACGACTTCGCGTTCGGCGCTCTCCACGAGCTGCACCGCGCCTTTTGGAAGGCCAAATTTTGCCCCCGCTTCGTTAAATAAATTTAGCAAAAAAATGTTTGAATTTAGCGCGCTGGCGCTGCCTCGCAGGATCGCTGCGTTGCTGCTTTTTAGCGCCAGAGCTGCCGCGTCGATGCTGACGTTTGGGCGGCTCTCGTAGATGATACCCAGCACCCCCAGCGGCACGCGGACGCGGCTGATTTGCATGCCGTTTGGATGGCTCCAGCCGCCTAAATTTTCGCCTACGACCTCGGCAAAGCCCGCCACCTCGCGCACGCCCTGCGCCATAGCCTCGATGCGGGCGTCGGTTAGTCGCAGACGATCGAGTAATGCCGCGCTAAGGCCCGATTTCTCGCCGTTTGCAAGGTCTTTGGCGTTTGCTGCTTTTATCGCGTCCTTTTGCGCGAGCAGCTCGTCCGCCACGGCGTTTAAAATTTCAAATTTAGCCTTGCTGTCAAGCCTCAAAAGCTCGCCGCAAGCGGCTTTTGCACGCTTACAGATCTCTAAAATTTCATTCATTTTCACTCCTTGATTTATAAAGCGCCCTCTCTTAGGCGCAAAGAGTAGCGCGACAAAGCCAAATTTAGCGATGCGTCTACCAAATTTTGCCTTTAAATTTGACCTGATTATAGCTAAATTCGCTCGAATTTCATGCGACCGTAAAAATACGCTATAATCCTTAAAATTTTATGAAAAGGAAGCAAAATGGGCGGGATAAAAGAGTTTTTAAAACACGAAGCTAGCGGCGGGATTTTGCTGATGATCGCTACGGTCGCGGCACTACTGTGTCAAAACACGTTTTTGAGCGATTTTTACAACGAGTTTTTAAAGACTAAATTTACCGTAAGCTTCGGCGAATACGGGCTAAGCAAACCCCTGATCTTGTGGGTAAACGACGGGCTTATGGCGGTATTTTTCTTTCTCATCGGACTTGAGCTAAAGCGCGAGGTGCTAGAGGGCGAGCTAAAAAATCCGTCGCAAATCGCGCTACCGGCCATCGGCGCAGCCGGCGGACTCATAGTGCCCGCGGTTATCTTTTATCTTTTTACGAAACACGACTCCTTCGCGCTTGGCGGCTGGGCGATACCGACAGCGACGGATATCGCATTTGCTCTTGGTATCTTGAGTCTGCTTGGGCCGCGCGTACCGACTAGTTTAAAAATTTTCCTCATGACGCTAGCCATCATCGACGACCTTTGCGCGATCGTGATTATCGCGCTATTTTACACGAGCGAGCTTAGCATTCAAATGCTTGCGGTCGCGAGCGTTTGTCTAGGCGCGCTTTTTGCGCTAAACAGACTCGGCGTAAAAAGCAAGACGGCCTATCTAATCGTAGGCGTGGTGATGTGGGTAGCGGTGCTAAAATCAGGCGTTCACGCCACACTTGCCGGCGTCGTGGCGGCCTTTTTCATACCGCTTAGCTTTAAAGACGAGCCAGGCAAATCGATGCTAAAAAGCATCGAGCACGACCTGCACGGCTGGGTGGCTTTT
This is a stretch of genomic DNA from Campylobacter showae CSUNSWCD. It encodes these proteins:
- a CDS encoding restriction endonuclease, with the translated sequence MIPSYKEMMFPILKFIGERGSVDRKEVCKFVAEYYKFSDDELSQRIPSGMLLYVNRAGWALSYFAGNKEVVNLPGTKKPVKKTGRGVYEITDFGKQMLKSKDAQAKFEAWYDEIYKNKSAPSAEISQTATQEKTPSDIIVETANELAQNLKSQILDEISQKKPSFFEYLVARLLEKMGYGVGRLTKSGADGGIDGIIDEDELGLSQIYVQAKSWQGAVSRPEIQKFVGAISDKQTKKGVFITTSKFSKDAKEYAANVQSHTVVLIDGERLAELMIKYKLGVQVRQNIEICDIDGDFFGDEI
- a CDS encoding glutamate-5-semialdehyde dehydrogenase, producing MNEILEICKRAKAACGELLRLDSKAKFEILNAVADELLAQKDAIKAANAKDLANGEKSGLSAALLDRLRLTDARIEAMAQGVREVAGFAEVVGENLGGWSHPNGMQISRVRVPLGVLGIIYESRPNVSIDAAALALKSSNAAILRGSASALNSNIFLLNLFNEAGAKFGLPKGAVQLVESAEREVVAQMAKMSEYIDVLIPRGGKSLKDFIAQNATVPIIMTGAGVCHIFVDESANLSEATKIIKNAKTQRPSVCNAVECVLLHERIAGEILPELVREMPEVEFRVSKQLLGECESELRGAKNVKLAGESDFGAEFLDLVLAVRAVRDTSEAISFINAHSSGHSDAILSADYANIERFLNEIGSAVVYANASTRFSDGSEFGFGGEIGISTQKLHARGPMGVRELTTYKYVVRGDYQTR
- the nhaA gene encoding Na+/H+ antiporter NhaA, whose protein sequence is MGGIKEFLKHEASGGILLMIATVAALLCQNTFLSDFYNEFLKTKFTVSFGEYGLSKPLILWVNDGLMAVFFFLIGLELKREVLEGELKNPSQIALPAIGAAGGLIVPAVIFYLFTKHDSFALGGWAIPTATDIAFALGILSLLGPRVPTSLKIFLMTLAIIDDLCAIVIIALFYTSELSIQMLAVASVCLGALFALNRLGVKSKTAYLIVGVVMWVAVLKSGVHATLAGVVAAFFIPLSFKDEPGKSMLKSIEHDLHGWVAFGVLPIFAFVNAGISLRGVGLDEILSPVALGTALGLFVGKQIGVFCFSFLAIKFKLAKLPEGSNFIQLYGIAVLCGVGFTMSLFVNGLAYNDTDAFAHTDKLAILLGSVVSGAVGFILLKFSTENPGAIEKR